One Streptococcus gallolyticus subsp. gallolyticus DSM 16831 DNA window includes the following coding sequences:
- a CDS encoding YkgJ family cysteine cluster protein, with amino-acid sequence MTEIDIERYHELAQQKQKEHRKFLATLKKKAPKNLDKITQEIHTEVFNEIDCTKCANCCKSLGPLFTEADITRISKVFRMKLSVFEETYLRVDEDGDKVFQSMPCPFLGDDNLCTIYDVRPKACREFPHTDRKKIYQINHLTIKNTLFCPAAYLFVEKLKDRLEGK; translated from the coding sequence ATGACAGAAATTGATATTGAACGTTATCATGAACTTGCTCAACAAAAACAAAAAGAGCACCGTAAATTTTTAGCGACACTCAAGAAAAAAGCACCCAAAAATCTTGATAAAATCACTCAAGAAATCCACACTGAAGTGTTTAATGAGATTGATTGCACCAAATGTGCCAACTGTTGCAAAAGCTTAGGACCGCTTTTTACAGAAGCTGACATCACACGCATTTCAAAAGTCTTTCGCATGAAATTGTCTGTTTTTGAAGAAACGTATTTGCGTGTTGATGAAGACGGCGACAAAGTTTTCCAATCTATGCCTTGCCCATTCTTAGGCGATGATAACCTTTGTACAATCTACGACGTTCGTCCCAAAGCTTGCCGTGAATTTCCACACACCGACCGCAAGAAAATCTACCAAATCAATCACTTAACCATTAAAAACACCCTTTTCTGCCCCGCCGCCTATCTCTTTGTCGAAAAACTCAAAGACCGCTTGGAAGGGAAGTAG
- a CDS encoding YjjG family noncanonical pyrimidine nucleotidase — MTADYHYLLFDLDHTLLDFNAAEDVALTELLQEARVSDIQAYKDFYIPMNRQLWDDLSLKKITKKELVNTRFTRLFANFGHEVDGHAFAKRYQEFLSQQGQTLVGADKLLDNLSQQGYRIFGATNGITKIQTGRMANSTIKDYFEHVFISDEVGYQKPDKGFYDVIAGAISQFNHQEALMIGDNLLADVQGGNNAGIDTVWYNPARKENHTKATPTYVVKDYQGLLELLR; from the coding sequence ATGACAGCAGATTACCATTACTTATTATTCGATTTGGACCACACTTTGCTTGATTTTAATGCGGCAGAGGATGTGGCGTTGACGGAGCTTTTGCAGGAAGCGCGTGTGTCAGATATTCAGGCTTATAAGGATTTTTACATTCCCATGAATCGTCAGTTGTGGGATGATTTGAGCCTTAAGAAAATCACCAAAAAAGAGTTGGTCAATACGCGTTTTACAAGACTATTTGCGAATTTTGGGCATGAGGTAGATGGGCATGCTTTTGCCAAACGTTACCAAGAATTTCTTAGTCAACAAGGGCAGACTTTAGTTGGTGCAGATAAGTTGCTTGATAATCTTAGCCAGCAAGGCTACCGTATTTTTGGAGCAACCAATGGCATTACCAAAATTCAAACAGGGCGCATGGCAAATTCAACGATTAAAGATTATTTTGAGCATGTTTTCATTTCTGATGAAGTCGGTTACCAAAAGCCAGATAAAGGCTTTTATGATGTCATTGCGGGAGCTATTTCCCAATTCAATCATCAAGAAGCGCTGATGATTGGTGACAATCTTTTAGCCGATGTCCAAGGTGGCAACAACGCAGGCATTGATACCGTTTGGTACAATCCAGCCCGCAAAGAAAATCATACCAAAGCCACTCCAACCTACGTGGTTAAAGATTACCAAGGTTTACTTGAATTATTACGATAA
- a CDS encoding Crp/Fnr family transcriptional regulator — translation MQSTLNITELFQYGERVTFQKGDKLTKSVAGEVNGDIYILSSGVCALSSISCDGKETTYLYFKKQQFVGFTPLMTAFNLNYYGKKTFSIVAKTPCVAYRIPNRNFQDLLGFPSVATLMVNTLTENLVYLMEHFHSSKNEPALVQFSRFLLDQAEKDASGTLVLDTVFTYQEIACYLGVHAVTIARMVKALRDEQLIDKIGHQIRIINPEQMARLITEERKIDY, via the coding sequence ATGCAATCTACATTGAACATTACAGAACTTTTCCAATATGGTGAGCGTGTGACGTTTCAAAAAGGCGATAAGCTGACAAAATCTGTTGCTGGAGAAGTAAATGGTGATATTTATATCCTATCATCAGGTGTTTGTGCACTTTCTTCTATTTCTTGCGACGGCAAAGAAACAACTTATCTCTACTTCAAGAAACAACAATTTGTCGGATTCACACCATTGATGACTGCTTTTAATCTCAATTATTATGGGAAAAAGACGTTTTCAATCGTTGCTAAGACACCTTGTGTCGCTTATCGTATTCCAAACAGAAATTTTCAGGATTTACTTGGTTTTCCATCGGTGGCAACTTTGATGGTTAACACTTTGACTGAAAATCTTGTCTACCTTATGGAACATTTTCATAGCAGCAAAAATGAGCCTGCTCTAGTCCAATTTAGTCGCTTTCTTCTTGATCAAGCAGAAAAAGATGCTTCTGGTACTCTCGTGCTCGACACCGTCTTTACGTATCAAGAAATCGCTTGCTATCTCGGCGTACATGCTGTAACAATCGCTCGAATGGTTAAAGCCTTGCGAGATGAACAGTTAATTGATAAAATTGGACACCAAATCCGCATTATCAACCCTGAGCAAATGGCAAGATTAATCACTGAAGAACGAAAAATCGATTACTAA
- a CDS encoding LysR family transcriptional regulator produces MLDYRVFTFMKVCETLNFTQAAKELHITQPAVTKHIQNLENDYQTKLFTFSGKQCQLTKSGKELLDLLTTINNDIQHFKSHLNQDQTPINFGATLTIGEYVLSDSLAVILSEHPNFQIKMLVDNTETLLKDIDQGKIDFALIEGFFSKEKYDFMPYKTEPFIAVASPKAGLTDKTYTLEELLDYPIIIREQGSGTREMLEVTLKEANLAITDFHHITEIGSLNAICQLITNNLGITFVYKSVVQKELDSGKLFEIKLDLPPISHDFTFVWRKNSHFKSLYQDIFKLFLTN; encoded by the coding sequence ATGCTTGATTACCGTGTTTTTACCTTTATGAAAGTCTGCGAAACGCTTAATTTTACCCAAGCTGCTAAAGAATTGCATATCACACAACCCGCTGTCACCAAACACATTCAAAATTTGGAAAATGATTATCAAACCAAACTCTTTACTTTCTCTGGAAAACAATGTCAACTCACCAAAAGTGGTAAAGAATTGCTTGATTTGCTGACAACAATAAACAATGACATTCAACATTTCAAATCACATCTCAATCAAGACCAAACACCAATTAACTTCGGTGCTACTTTGACTATCGGCGAATATGTGTTAAGCGATTCGTTAGCCGTCATTCTTTCCGAACATCCTAATTTTCAAATTAAAATGCTGGTTGATAATACGGAAACGTTATTAAAGGACATTGACCAAGGAAAAATTGATTTTGCTTTAATTGAAGGTTTCTTTTCCAAAGAAAAATATGACTTTATGCCCTATAAAACCGAACCCTTTATTGCCGTTGCTTCCCCAAAAGCTGGACTTACGGATAAAACCTACACGCTCGAAGAGTTACTAGACTATCCTATCATCATTCGCGAACAAGGCTCTGGAACACGTGAAATGCTTGAAGTGACACTAAAAGAAGCTAATCTAGCTATCACTGACTTTCATCACATTACCGAAATCGGTAGTCTCAATGCGATTTGTCAATTGATTACGAATAATCTTGGTATTACTTTTGTCTATAAAAGTGTGGTTCAAAAAGAATTAGACAGCGGCAAACTCTTTGAAATTAAGCTTGATTTACCACCAATAAGCCATGATTTTACTTTTGTTTGGCGAAAAAATAGTCATTTTAAAAGTTTATATCAAGACATTTTCAAACTCTTTCTAACAAATTAG
- a CDS encoding YeiH family protein, with protein MMTIEKKLPGIMFCVILALPAWFLGHLFPLVGAPVFAILLGMVVGNFHNNRTQTTDGIAFTSKYILQAAVVLLGFGLNLTQVFKVGTQSLPIIISTIAVSLVVAFLLQKWLKLDSNIAILVGVGSSICGGSAIAATAPVIKAKDEEVAKSISVIFLFNILAALIFPTLGDLLHLSNQGFALFAGTAVNDTSSVTATATAWDAVHGSNTLDGATIVKLTRTLAIIPITLGLSFYKAYQDSKNGRAKQTTFQLKKAFPMFVLYFLLASIVTTIVSGLGIDTVIFDNLKTLSKFFIVMAMGAIGLNTNPIKLIKTGGQAIGVGATCWIAITCVSLWMQHLLGIW; from the coding sequence ATGATGACAATTGAGAAAAAATTGCCAGGAATTATGTTTTGTGTGATTCTGGCTTTGCCAGCCTGGTTTTTAGGGCATTTATTTCCACTTGTAGGAGCGCCAGTATTTGCAATTTTACTTGGGATGGTTGTGGGGAATTTTCATAATAATCGCACCCAAACCACTGATGGTATTGCTTTTACATCAAAATATATTTTACAAGCGGCGGTTGTTTTATTAGGTTTTGGTTTAAACTTAACACAAGTTTTTAAAGTTGGGACACAATCATTGCCAATTATTATTTCAACCATTGCAGTCTCGTTGGTTGTAGCGTTTTTATTGCAAAAATGGCTAAAATTGGATAGTAATATAGCAATCTTGGTTGGTGTTGGGTCATCTATTTGTGGTGGCTCAGCCATTGCCGCAACAGCACCGGTTATCAAAGCAAAAGATGAAGAAGTCGCAAAGAGTATTTCGGTTATCTTTCTCTTCAATATCTTAGCAGCATTAATTTTTCCAACGTTAGGGGACTTACTTCACCTATCTAACCAAGGTTTTGCGCTTTTTGCGGGAACAGCTGTCAATGATACGTCATCCGTTACGGCGACAGCGACAGCTTGGGATGCTGTTCACGGGTCAAATACCTTAGACGGTGCAACAATTGTGAAATTAACGCGCACACTGGCCATTATTCCGATTACTTTAGGGCTGTCATTCTATAAAGCCTATCAAGATTCAAAAAATGGCAGAGCTAAACAAACGACTTTCCAATTGAAAAAAGCTTTTCCAATGTTTGTCCTTTATTTCTTATTGGCTTCGATTGTTACGACAATTGTCAGTGGTTTAGGAATTGATACAGTTATTTTCGATAATCTTAAGACACTCTCAAAATTCTTTATTGTCATGGCAATGGGAGCTATTGGTCTTAACACGAATCCTATCAAACTTATTAAGACTGGTGGACAAGCTATTGGAGTGGGGGCTACGTGTTGGATAGCTATTACCTGTGTCAGTCTTTGGATGCAGCATCTTCTAGGGATTTGGTAA
- a CDS encoding NAD-dependent succinate-semialdehyde dehydrogenase codes for MAYKTTYPYTNEVLATFDNATDEALEEALANGHALYKKWRAEGGLDERKVQLHKIAELLRRDVDKYAEVMTKDMGKLFTEAKGEVELCAEIADYYADKAEEFLKPRPLENINGDAYYIKQATGVLVAVEPWNFPFYQIMRVFAPNFMIGNPMILKHASICPASAQAFDDLVLEAGAPVGAFKNLFLSYDQVSKAIADPRVVGVCLTGSERGGASIAAEAGANLKKSSMELGGNDAFIILEDADFDLLDKTVFFARLYNAGQVCTSSKRFVVVGQENYDKFVDMVVKHFKSAKWGDPMDQATTLAPLSSAAAKEEVLGQIKLAKENGATVVYGDEPIDHPGNFVMPTVLTNITKENPIYNQEIFGPVASIYKVDTEEEAIALANDSSYGLGGTVFSKNLDHAKEVAAKIETGMSFINSGWTSHPEIPFGGIKNSGYGRELSELGFDAFVNEHLVFVPND; via the coding sequence ATGGCATATAAAACAACTTATCCTTATACAAACGAGGTTCTTGCGACTTTTGACAATGCAACGGATGAAGCGTTAGAGGAAGCTTTGGCAAATGGGCATGCGCTTTACAAAAAGTGGCGTGCTGAAGGTGGCTTGGATGAGCGAAAAGTTCAATTGCATAAAATTGCTGAGCTGCTACGTCGTGACGTTGACAAATACGCTGAAGTCATGACAAAAGATATGGGAAAACTCTTCACAGAAGCTAAAGGCGAAGTGGAACTCTGTGCAGAAATTGCGGATTACTACGCTGATAAGGCAGAAGAATTTTTGAAACCACGTCCGCTTGAAAACATTAATGGTGATGCTTACTACATCAAGCAAGCGACAGGTGTTTTGGTAGCCGTTGAACCATGGAATTTCCCATTCTATCAAATCATGCGTGTCTTTGCGCCAAACTTTATGATTGGAAATCCGATGATTTTGAAACACGCTTCAATCTGTCCAGCATCAGCACAAGCATTTGATGATTTGGTTTTGGAAGCAGGTGCACCAGTTGGCGCATTCAAAAATCTCTTCCTTTCTTATGACCAAGTTTCTAAGGCTATCGCAGACCCACGTGTTGTTGGGGTTTGCTTGACTGGTTCTGAACGTGGTGGTGCTTCTATTGCGGCAGAAGCGGGAGCAAATTTGAAAAAATCATCTATGGAACTTGGTGGTAACGACGCCTTCATTATCCTAGAAGATGCCGATTTTGATTTGCTTGATAAGACCGTTTTCTTTGCTCGTCTCTACAATGCTGGTCAAGTTTGTACCTCATCAAAACGTTTTGTCGTTGTTGGTCAAGAAAACTATGACAAATTCGTTGATATGGTAGTCAAACATTTCAAATCAGCCAAATGGGGTGACCCAATGGACCAAGCGACAACTTTAGCACCGTTGTCATCAGCAGCCGCAAAAGAAGAAGTGCTTGGTCAAATCAAATTAGCTAAGGAAAATGGTGCAACTGTGGTTTACGGTGATGAACCAATTGACCACCCAGGAAACTTTGTCATGCCAACTGTTTTGACAAATATCACCAAAGAAAATCCAATCTACAATCAAGAAATCTTTGGTCCAGTTGCTTCTATCTATAAAGTTGATACTGAAGAAGAAGCTATCGCGCTTGCCAATGATTCTAGCTATGGTCTTGGTGGTACCGTCTTTTCAAAAAATCTTGATCATGCCAAAGAAGTGGCTGCCAAGATTGAGACAGGGATGTCATTTATCAATTCTGGTTGGACATCACACCCAGAAATCCCATTTGGAGGCATTAAAAATTCAGGTTACGGTCGCGAATTAAGCGAACTCGGCTTTGATGCCTTTGTCAACGAACACCTTGTTTTCGTTCCAAATGATTAA
- the uvrC gene encoding excinuclease ABC subunit UvrC, with amino-acid sequence MNELIKHKLELLPDSPGCYIHKDKNGTIIYVGKAKNLKNRVRSYFHGSHNTKTELLVSEIEDFEYIVTGSNTEALLLEINLIQENMPKYNIKLKDDKSYPFIKITTNEQYPRLMITRQIKKDGAMYFGPYPDSGAATEIKRLLDRIFPFKKCTNPANKVCFYYHLGQCKAHTICHVDHDYFVDMAHDVKNFLNGQDNKIVDQLKDKMQKASDLMEFERAAEYRDLLQAISTLRTKQRVMSQDMMDRDIFGYYVDKGWMCVQVFFVRQGKLIQRDVNMFPYYNDPEEDFLTYMGQFYRDNKHFIPKEIFIPKEIDEELVKAIVDTKIIKPQRGEKKQLVNLAIKNARVSLQQKFDLLEKDVKKTYGAVENIGELLNIPKPVRIEAFDNSNIQGTSPVAAMVVFVNGKPSKKDYRKFKIKTVVGPDDYASMREVIYRRYSRVMKDGLVPPDLIIIDGGQGQVNVARDVIENKLGLDIPIAGLQKNDKHQTHELLFGDPLEVVELPRNSEEFFLLQRIQDEVHRFAITFHRQVRSKNSFSSKLDGIAGLGPKRKQLLMKHFKSLPNIQKADIDDIVNCGIPRNVATAIKEKLNEEEAVNANH; translated from the coding sequence ATGAATGAACTGATTAAACATAAACTGGAGCTATTGCCAGATAGCCCAGGATGCTATATACACAAGGATAAAAATGGCACGATTATTTATGTTGGTAAGGCAAAAAATCTGAAAAATCGTGTGCGTAGCTATTTTCATGGCAGCCATAATACCAAAACAGAACTTTTGGTTTCAGAAATAGAGGATTTTGAGTATATTGTCACAGGTTCCAATACCGAGGCGTTGCTTCTTGAAATCAATCTCATTCAAGAAAATATGCCAAAATACAATATCAAGCTCAAAGATGATAAATCCTATCCTTTCATCAAAATCACAACTAATGAGCAGTACCCACGTTTAATGATTACCCGCCAAATCAAAAAAGACGGTGCCATGTATTTTGGACCCTATCCTGATTCGGGAGCAGCAACGGAAATCAAACGCCTGTTAGACCGCATTTTTCCGTTTAAGAAATGTACCAACCCTGCTAATAAAGTTTGTTTTTATTACCATTTAGGGCAATGTAAAGCACATACGATTTGTCATGTTGACCACGACTATTTTGTTGATATGGCGCACGATGTGAAAAATTTCCTTAACGGTCAAGACAATAAAATTGTTGACCAACTTAAAGATAAAATGCAAAAAGCGTCAGATTTAATGGAATTTGAACGTGCGGCAGAATATCGCGATTTACTGCAAGCTATTTCAACTTTGCGCACGAAACAGCGCGTGATGAGCCAAGATATGATGGACCGTGATATTTTTGGCTACTACGTTGACAAAGGCTGGATGTGTGTGCAAGTATTTTTTGTTCGCCAAGGGAAACTCATTCAACGTGATGTTAATATGTTTCCTTATTACAATGACCCAGAAGAAGATTTTTTGACTTACATGGGACAATTTTACCGTGACAATAAGCACTTTATTCCCAAAGAAATTTTCATTCCTAAAGAAATTGATGAAGAATTGGTCAAGGCAATTGTTGATACGAAAATCATCAAGCCCCAACGTGGCGAGAAAAAGCAGCTTGTTAATCTAGCTATCAAAAATGCACGTGTGAGTTTGCAACAAAAATTTGATTTGCTTGAAAAAGATGTTAAGAAAACTTATGGTGCTGTTGAAAATATCGGCGAATTGCTTAACATTCCAAAGCCTGTTCGTATTGAAGCCTTTGATAACTCAAATATTCAAGGAACAAGCCCTGTCGCTGCTATGGTGGTCTTTGTAAATGGAAAACCAAGTAAGAAAGATTATCGAAAATTCAAGATTAAAACAGTTGTCGGACCAGATGATTATGCCAGCATGCGCGAGGTCATCTATCGCCGTTATAGCCGCGTGATGAAAGATGGCTTAGTGCCACCAGATTTGATTATCATCGATGGTGGTCAAGGTCAGGTCAATGTGGCGCGTGATGTTATTGAAAACAAGCTCGGTCTTGATATTCCAATTGCTGGTCTGCAAAAAAATGATAAACACCAAACGCACGAATTATTGTTTGGTGACCCTTTAGAAGTTGTTGAATTGCCACGAAATTCCGAAGAATTTTTCTTGTTACAACGTATCCAAGATGAGGTGCACCGTTTTGCTATTACCTTCCACCGTCAAGTGCGTAGTAAAAATTCATTCTCATCAAAACTTGATGGCATTGCTGGATTGGGACCAAAGCGCAAGCAATTACTCATGAAGCACTTTAAGAGCCTACCCAATATTCAAAAGGCTGATATAGACGATATTGTGAACTGTGGTATTCCACGAAATGTCGCAACTGCGATTAAAGAAAAATTAAATGAGGAGGAAGCTGTCAATGCTAACCATTAA
- a CDS encoding ACT domain-containing protein codes for MLTIKPITEEFAVCQVEDYSQVNLENPFVFTGATDDEKSLVCPIALVPENALSVDKTWSAFRIEGVLDFSLIGILSKISSLLAENNIGIFAISTYNTDYILTKTTDFQSALRVLEEAGYQILG; via the coding sequence ATGCTAACCATTAAACCGATTACTGAAGAATTTGCTGTTTGCCAAGTTGAGGATTATTCACAAGTCAATCTGGAAAATCCATTTGTTTTTACTGGGGCAACAGATGACGAAAAATCACTTGTTTGTCCGATTGCACTTGTCCCTGAAAATGCTTTGAGCGTTGATAAGACTTGGTCAGCTTTTCGAATCGAGGGTGTTTTAGACTTTTCTTTGATTGGCATTTTATCAAAAATTTCAAGTCTTTTAGCAGAAAATAATATTGGTATCTTTGCCATTTCGACTTATAACACGGATTACATTTTAACGAAAACAACGGATTTTCAAAGCGCACTCCGAGTATTAGAAGAAGCAGGATATCAGATTTTGGGATAA